The proteins below are encoded in one region of Thermodesulfobacteriota bacterium:
- the purN gene encoding phosphoribosylglycinamide formyltransferase, giving the protein MENKFRIGVLISGSGTNLQAIIDSCETGKIKGKLAFVGSDNPNAKGLERARRHKIPTLVVDYSSMIKRLNRKTEKALLPDDFNFDDLLSKQTLLLGNANSKKTKTFIMTRAIIEKELLDKMKPYPFDLLVLAGFMRNLTPYFIDRVNTNPGYPRIMNIHPALLPSFPGTDGYGDTFRYGCKVGGCTVHFIDYGEDTGPIIGQKSFQIEKDDTLDTIKKKGLALEWELYAECINLFAENRLKTVKVPYRLKNGEQKERTVVKILDSSPL; this is encoded by the coding sequence ATGGAAAATAAGTTTCGCATCGGAGTGCTCATATCAGGAAGTGGAACAAACCTGCAGGCGATCATCGATTCCTGTGAAACAGGTAAAATAAAAGGCAAACTGGCATTTGTAGGCTCGGACAATCCCAATGCCAAGGGTCTTGAAAGGGCTCGCAGGCATAAAATTCCTACGTTAGTAGTGGACTACTCTTCCATGATAAAACGATTGAACAGGAAAACGGAAAAAGCCCTGCTGCCTGATGACTTTAACTTTGATGATTTGCTGTCCAAGCAAACTCTCTTGTTAGGGAACGCCAATTCCAAAAAAACCAAAACATTTATAATGACGCGCGCAATAATTGAAAAAGAGCTTCTGGATAAGATGAAACCCTACCCTTTTGACCTTCTTGTACTGGCAGGTTTTATGAGAAATTTAACTCCGTATTTTATCGACAGGGTGAATACGAATCCTGGTTATCCCCGCATAATGAACATCCATCCTGCACTCCTTCCATCATTTCCCGGAACGGATGGATATGGAGATACGTTTCGCTATGGGTGCAAGGTGGGTGGCTGTACGGTTCACTTTATTGATTATGGGGAAGATACAGGGCCAATCATCGGCCAGAAATCATTTCAGATCGAAAAGGATGACACACTGGATACGATTAAAAAAAAAGGATTGGCATTGGAATGGGAGCTTTATGCGGAATGTATCAACCTGTTTGCCGAAAACAGGCTTAAGACAGTCAAGGTTCCATATAGGCTGAAAAACGGTGAACAAAAAGAAAGGACCGTGGTAAAAATATTAGATTCTTCTCCACTTTAG
- a CDS encoding NlpC/P60 family protein → MTPTSTPYISTKFLAPAHFAVQAGAFSNQRNALRLTNTLQRQGLNAYHFVHQSGLYKVRFGNFPTKNAARKKAELLKANGTIDNFYIVSPQYLRDENSIRSSIVKTAENFIGVPYLWGGASPQKGFDCSGLTMTVYRLNGLNLPRSSIQQWKVGKPVLRSQLIKGDLVFFATIGWKKISHVGIYTGNNKFIHASGTGKKIRRDSLSGKYYRSRYVGARTYL, encoded by the coding sequence GTGACTCCGACTTCAACACCATATATTTCAACCAAATTTCTTGCCCCAGCTCATTTTGCCGTTCAGGCCGGAGCATTTTCCAATCAAAGAAATGCGCTAAGGCTGACCAACACCTTGCAACGTCAGGGACTCAATGCGTATCATTTTGTTCACCAATCGGGTTTGTATAAGGTTCGCTTCGGCAACTTTCCCACCAAAAATGCAGCCCGCAAAAAAGCCGAACTCCTTAAGGCCAATGGCACTATTGATAACTTTTATATTGTCAGCCCACAGTATCTGAGAGATGAAAACAGCATCAGAAGTTCCATTGTAAAAACAGCCGAAAATTTTATTGGGGTTCCGTATCTATGGGGGGGGGCTTCTCCCCAAAAAGGGTTTGATTGCAGTGGGCTAACCATGACGGTTTATCGGCTGAACGGATTGAATCTCCCACGCTCTTCCATACAACAGTGGAAAGTCGGAAAACCTGTTTTACGCAGTCAGTTAATAAAAGGAGACCTGGTTTTTTTTGCAACCATAGGATGGAAAAAAATATCTCACGTGGGGATATATACGGGAAATAATAAATTTATCCACGCATCGGGAACCGGCAAAAAAATCCGCAGAGATTCACTTTCAGGAAAATATTATAGATCCAGATATGTCGGTGCAAGAACGTATTTGTAA
- a CDS encoding TraB/GumN family protein gives MINNSNMIHRLDLEDKEIIILGTAHVSKESTQLVKEVIEEEKPDTVCIELCESRYKAIRQKEMWQDTDIVKVIREKKSFLLLTNLLLSSFQKRIASKFDIKPGQEMIQAIETGEALGANIHLADRDIRITLSRTWRTMGFWSKFKLFFQLILSMGGVDEISEQDIEKIKQNDVLETLLADVGKSLPVLKDILIDERDRYLAHKIQTAPGNTIVAVVGAGHVPGIKKYWNVNIDIEPLEQLPPKGKASGILKWMIPAVILMLFVAGFFYGGAATGKEMIKYWLLANGVLAGLGAAIAFAHPLTILSSVLAAPLTSLNPLIAAGWVSGLVEAFSRKPRVRDIESLPEDIISIRGFWKNKVTRILLVVVFTNLGSAVGTFVALPLIVKLL, from the coding sequence ATGATAAATAACAGCAATATGATACACCGCCTTGACTTGGAAGACAAAGAAATTATTATTTTGGGAACTGCTCATGTTTCTAAAGAAAGCACTCAGCTGGTAAAAGAGGTCATCGAAGAGGAAAAACCCGATACCGTCTGCATTGAGCTCTGCGAATCCAGATATAAGGCCATCCGCCAAAAGGAAATGTGGCAAGATACGGATATTGTCAAAGTCATCAGGGAGAAAAAATCTTTTCTGCTTCTTACCAACCTCCTGCTATCGTCATTTCAAAAAAGGATTGCCAGCAAATTTGATATTAAACCCGGTCAGGAAATGATTCAAGCCATTGAGACAGGAGAAGCTCTGGGGGCCAACATACACCTTGCAGATCGGGACATCCGTATCACCCTTTCAAGAACATGGCGTACCATGGGATTCTGGAGCAAGTTTAAGCTGTTCTTTCAACTCATTTTATCGATGGGAGGAGTCGATGAGATAAGCGAACAAGACATTGAAAAAATAAAGCAAAATGATGTGCTTGAAACGCTGTTGGCCGATGTTGGTAAATCACTTCCGGTATTAAAAGATATCCTGATAGATGAGCGGGATAGATACCTTGCTCATAAAATACAAACAGCTCCAGGTAATACTATTGTTGCCGTTGTGGGTGCCGGTCATGTGCCGGGAATTAAAAAATACTGGAATGTAAATATCGATATTGAACCCCTGGAACAACTGCCACCCAAAGGAAAGGCTTCCGGTATTTTAAAATGGATGATTCCCGCAGTCATCCTGATGCTTTTTGTGGCGGGCTTTTTTTACGGAGGAGCTGCCACCGGAAAAGAAATGATAAAATACTGGCTGTTGGCAAACGGAGTACTGGCAGGCCTTGGTGCAGCCATCGCCTTTGCACATCCCCTTACCATTTTATCTTCCGTTCTGGCTGCTCCGTTAACCTCTCTAAACCCGCTGATTGCAGCAGGGTGGGTCTCCGGGCTTGTGGAGGCATTTTCTAGAAAGCCAAGAGTCAGGGATATTGAAAGCCTGCCCGAAGATATTATTTCTATACGTGGTTTTTGGAAAAACAAAGTGACACGAATACTTCTGGTCGTTGTATTTACCAACCTTGGCAGCGCCGTGGGTACATTTGTCGCTCTACCGTTAATCGTCAAATTGCTTTAA
- a CDS encoding CbbQ/NirQ/NorQ/GpvN family protein: MAHEIEQNTGSYLIEKEPYYVQTDNEVALFEAAYNARLPVMLKGPTGCGKTRYVEYMAYRLKRPLITVACHEDLFASDLIGRYLLKSDETVWVDGPLTNAVRNGAICYLDEIVEARKDTTVVIHPLTDNRRTLSIDKKGETIRAHKDFMMVISYNPGYQSVLKDLKQSTRQRFVALEFNYPEAEKEARIVSHEGEIEMETAMRLVTLAEKIRSIREHGLAEGASTRLLIYASQLIKRGTPVHQACKTAICLPLTDDERLQETLNDLIEDIF, encoded by the coding sequence ATGGCACATGAAATTGAACAGAATACCGGCAGTTATTTAATAGAAAAAGAGCCATATTATGTGCAGACAGATAATGAGGTCGCCCTTTTTGAGGCTGCTTATAATGCCAGGCTCCCGGTTATGCTAAAAGGGCCGACAGGTTGCGGTAAAACAAGATATGTCGAATATATGGCATATCGATTAAAACGGCCACTGATAACCGTGGCCTGTCATGAAGACCTGTTTGCATCTGATCTGATAGGTCGTTATCTGCTGAAAAGCGATGAAACCGTATGGGTCGATGGTCCATTGACAAATGCTGTGCGCAATGGCGCCATATGTTATCTTGACGAAATTGTAGAAGCCCGCAAGGATACAACCGTGGTGATTCATCCTTTGACAGACAATCGAAGAACACTGAGCATAGATAAAAAAGGTGAAACCATACGCGCACATAAGGATTTTATGATGGTGATCTCATATAATCCAGGATATCAATCTGTGCTGAAGGATTTAAAACAAAGCACACGTCAGCGTTTTGTCGCCCTTGAATTTAATTATCCGGAAGCCGAAAAAGAAGCCCGGATCGTTTCTCATGAAGGAGAAATTGAAATGGAAACCGCCATGAGACTGGTTACTCTGGCAGAAAAAATAAGGAGTATCAGGGAGCATGGCCTGGCAGAAGGGGCAAGTACCCGCCTGTTGATATATGCCTCTCAGTTGATAAAAAGAGGCACACCGGTGCACCAGGCATGTAAAACAGCAATATGCCTCCCGCTTACAGACGATGAAAGGCTTCAGGAAACCTTGAACGATCTAATAGAAGATATTTTTTAG
- a CDS encoding VWA domain-containing protein: MEKENPLKLLAIADPDLAEMVSAGLKKKKRSISAGNIKMLVDETLWGLSVEMSLGRAIAEGYIKFMENKNRDKLLQYRDLTRKGGSVGPTFGRLMAIYLVPVLKHGDGRMLNMFLDAVDVMQQKGTHTLKSPLKSLALLLDTGNNQAAAEYLKLLGTTFSQGLTYSQCQHFSYVLPKTVLSFSSSKRPWQIKQLIRLVSEDIRLVDPFLDGMEKCLYLLSKEALDKFVSLGLKKAKQNMTLGIKFLSLTSKLGIDTYEGMQITVPITQVKQQINHYLRARTGLMIPIRPLSMMAKFQSDEGDSKTGACCDGKFIYLPDEISFFKTKEENIKLYKCLARFESGCFEFNTFDFDLERAREKYFRINSLAKRAPVQEKMSDLQRFFLLFPHKELASDLFTIFEQGRIRTLFARRYPGLVRNFLPVLQEEALCIFNQERCVKPVYLLYLRIALGCSTDEGLYPDEGYIKKAAERFEKKIREDHTVEVCAHLVSCTYPEIESILKQNPIGDQLAEGYLSVKFPFGRKLRPDLFYLANSHMENMAQTVKVMLEAKGYKVYKSEIRNCLDANHGTLSHEDIQDMIGTGEFRGIKIQEIVDSVKPQTVDISLADADTNKTFWYKEWDCNIQDYLNDHVRVVEKLLNGYQDNFYNDVLEQYRCLVQKIKYAFEHLRPEGLKILRQWVEGDEFDYRALLDFVMDKKARIMPSDRLYIKRIKQQRDVAVLLLVDLSRSTANTVYRSKASVLDIEKEAIVLFCEALEVVGDAFAIAGFSGTGRLGVDYFNIKEFDEDMGTSVRQRISAMAPQRSTRMGAAIRHAAGKFDRVSSKVRLMIILSDGFPNDVDYKQEYAIKDTRKAISEVHSKNIYVHSITVNLAQYSKLDDLYGDVKHNIISDIRELPDKLLRIYSGLTR, translated from the coding sequence ATGGAAAAAGAAAATCCTTTAAAATTGCTTGCTATAGCTGACCCTGATCTGGCGGAAATGGTTTCAGCGGGACTGAAAAAGAAAAAACGATCCATTTCTGCTGGAAATATAAAGATGCTGGTTGATGAAACCCTGTGGGGATTGTCTGTTGAAATGTCTCTCGGGCGTGCCATTGCCGAGGGATACATTAAGTTCATGGAAAATAAAAACCGCGATAAGCTGTTGCAATATCGTGATTTAACCCGCAAAGGCGGAAGCGTGGGGCCGACCTTTGGTCGGCTTATGGCTATATACCTTGTTCCCGTGTTAAAACATGGTGACGGCAGAATGCTTAACATGTTTCTGGATGCCGTTGATGTGATGCAACAAAAGGGAACCCATACGCTAAAAAGCCCCTTAAAATCTCTAGCCCTTTTATTAGACACCGGGAATAATCAGGCAGCAGCAGAGTATCTTAAACTCCTTGGCACCACTTTTTCCCAAGGTTTGACTTATAGCCAGTGCCAACATTTTTCTTATGTGCTGCCCAAAACGGTACTTTCCTTTTCTTCTTCCAAGCGCCCATGGCAAATTAAACAGTTGATAAGACTGGTAAGTGAAGACATTCGTCTGGTCGATCCTTTTCTTGATGGCATGGAAAAATGCTTGTATCTTCTTTCAAAAGAAGCGTTGGATAAATTTGTATCTTTAGGCCTCAAAAAAGCAAAGCAAAACATGACGCTTGGTATAAAATTTTTATCCCTTACCTCCAAACTGGGTATTGATACCTATGAGGGTATGCAAATAACGGTACCCATTACACAGGTCAAACAGCAGATAAACCATTATCTTCGGGCTCGAACCGGCCTGATGATTCCCATACGGCCTCTGTCCATGATGGCAAAATTTCAAAGTGATGAGGGTGATAGTAAAACAGGCGCTTGCTGCGACGGGAAATTTATTTACCTGCCCGATGAAATAAGTTTCTTTAAAACAAAGGAAGAAAACATCAAACTGTATAAATGCCTTGCCCGGTTTGAATCCGGCTGTTTTGAATTTAACACATTCGATTTTGATTTAGAAAGAGCAAGGGAAAAATACTTCCGGATCAACTCTTTGGCGAAAAGGGCACCCGTCCAGGAGAAAATGTCCGATTTGCAGCGATTTTTCCTGCTTTTTCCCCATAAAGAGCTGGCATCCGACCTGTTTACAATTTTTGAGCAGGGCCGTATTAGAACATTATTTGCCAGGCGGTATCCCGGCTTGGTGAGAAATTTTCTGCCGGTACTTCAAGAGGAAGCGCTGTGCATCTTCAACCAAGAAAGATGTGTGAAGCCTGTTTATCTGCTGTATTTACGAATTGCCCTTGGATGTTCTACTGATGAAGGTTTGTACCCGGATGAAGGGTATATAAAAAAGGCTGCCGAGCGATTTGAAAAAAAAATCAGGGAAGACCATACGGTTGAAGTATGTGCCCATTTGGTCAGTTGTACCTATCCGGAAATAGAGTCGATTTTAAAGCAGAACCCGATCGGTGATCAGCTAGCGGAAGGTTATCTGTCGGTAAAGTTTCCCTTTGGACGTAAACTTCGGCCAGATCTTTTTTATCTGGCAAACAGTCATATGGAAAATATGGCTCAAACAGTTAAGGTGATGCTTGAAGCAAAAGGATATAAAGTTTATAAATCTGAGATAAGAAACTGCCTTGATGCCAACCATGGTACTTTATCTCATGAGGATATACAAGATATGATCGGAACGGGTGAATTTCGCGGAATAAAAATTCAGGAAATAGTCGATTCTGTAAAACCTCAAACCGTTGATATATCCCTTGCTGATGCCGATACAAATAAGACTTTCTGGTACAAAGAATGGGACTGCAATATTCAAGACTATCTTAATGACCATGTAAGAGTGGTGGAAAAATTGCTCAATGGATACCAGGACAATTTTTATAACGATGTCCTTGAGCAGTATCGGTGTTTGGTACAAAAGATTAAATATGCGTTTGAACATTTAAGACCGGAAGGGCTTAAAATATTAAGGCAATGGGTAGAGGGAGATGAATTTGATTACAGGGCCCTTTTGGATTTTGTCATGGACAAAAAGGCGAGGATAATGCCTTCCGACAGGCTTTATATTAAACGGATAAAACAGCAAAGAGATGTGGCTGTTTTGCTTTTGGTAGATCTTTCCAGGTCTACGGCAAATACTGTTTACCGCTCTAAAGCTTCTGTTCTTGATATTGAAAAAGAGGCCATTGTGCTTTTCTGTGAGGCCCTTGAAGTCGTGGGTGATGCCTTTGCAATTGCAGGGTTTTCTGGAACCGGTCGCCTGGGAGTTGATTATTTTAATATAAAAGAATTTGATGAGGATATGGGGACTTCTGTCCGGCAGCGAATAAGTGCCATGGCTCCGCAGCGAAGCACCCGGATGGGCGCAGCCATTCGCCATGCTGCCGGAAAATTTGACCGGGTATCTTCCAAAGTCCGCCTGATGATCATTTTAAGCGACGGTTTTCCGAATGATGTTGACTACAAGCAGGAATATGCTATCAAGGATACACGTAAGGCCATATCCGAAGTGCACTCCAAGAATATTTACGTTCACTCTATAACGGTTAACCTTGCCCAATACTCAAAGCTGGACGATCTTTATGGGGATGTGAAGCACAACATTATTTCGGATATTCGTGAACTTCCCGACAAGCTTTTGCGTATTTACAGCGGGTTGACCCGATAG
- a CDS encoding NAD(P)H-dependent oxidoreductase has translation MLVLGLQGSPRKNGNTDYFLKAFMNEAEKSGVKTHTVEVAKKNIQPCRGCGFCEKHGKCVIDDDDMTGEIYSLLRQADVIVAATPVFFYSATAQLKALIDRSQTLWSRKYKLNVVDPGRKTRQGFLLSIGATKGKNLFDGLKLTMKYFYDATGAGFHGSLTYRRIENKGDIKKHPTVLDDIQEAAGSLLKPFLGRKKIIFACIGNTCRSQMASAFAQSYAGDRIEALSGGSKPEHEINPVMVEAMGERGIDMAFRKTQSLESAISQVKPDMIITMGCGEECPYVPGATVKDWEVPDPAGKSMDFMRTVRDEIKQRVEGLIKSLT, from the coding sequence ATGCTGGTACTAGGATTACAGGGAAGTCCCCGAAAAAATGGCAACACCGATTATTTTTTAAAGGCATTTATGAACGAAGCTGAAAAGTCAGGGGTTAAAACCCATACCGTAGAGGTTGCTAAAAAGAATATTCAACCGTGCAGGGGATGCGGTTTTTGTGAGAAACACGGGAAGTGCGTCATTGACGATGACGATATGACCGGAGAGATCTATTCTCTACTTCGACAGGCGGATGTTATTGTGGCTGCCACACCCGTTTTTTTCTACTCCGCAACAGCACAGTTAAAGGCTCTAATTGACAGAAGCCAAACACTGTGGTCAAGGAAATATAAACTAAACGTGGTCGATCCGGGCAGGAAAACGAGACAGGGATTCCTTCTTTCTATAGGCGCGACCAAGGGAAAAAACCTGTTTGATGGTCTTAAGTTGACTATGAAATATTTTTATGATGCAACCGGGGCCGGATTTCACGGCAGCCTGACTTACCGCAGGATTGAAAATAAAGGAGATATCAAAAAGCATCCCACAGTTCTCGATGATATACAGGAAGCTGCCGGCAGCCTTTTAAAGCCGTTTCTTGGCAGAAAGAAAATTATTTTTGCATGCATCGGGAACACATGTCGAAGTCAGATGGCCTCCGCCTTTGCCCAATCCTATGCCGGTGATAGAATAGAGGCTTTAAGCGGTGGCAGCAAGCCGGAGCATGAGATTAATCCGGTCATGGTTGAAGCAATGGGGGAAAGGGGAATAGATATGGCGTTTAGGAAAACCCAATCTTTAGAATCCGCCATTTCCCAGGTAAAACCGGATATGATTATTACCATGGGATGTGGCGAAGAATGTCCCTATGTCCCGGGAGCAACGGTAAAGGATTGGGAGGTGCCGGACCCCGCCGGAAAATCGATGGATTTCATGCGAACGGTTCGTGATGAGATAAAACAGAGAGTAGAAGGGCTTATAAAGAGCCTGACCTAA
- the amrB gene encoding AmmeMemoRadiSam system protein B produces the protein MNIKKADFAGSWYPGSSEECEREISRFLEEKIKASSIENPVGGIVPHAGWFFSGSIACHVIHSLKKNNPPDVFVIFGMHLHSSSPCYIMKEGAWETPFGDIQIEKSLAKELTGRFSFNIETPDHLPQDNTIELQLPFIKYFFDTVKILPLGVPPAKDSLKIGKAVVEIGKKLGLRINILGSTDLTHYGPNYGFVPKGTGQAAVDWARNENDRRVIDAMVAMKPEDVINEALSNQNACCAGAAATAIAAAKELGAKQAEEITYATSYDKSPGDSFVGYTGIVF, from the coding sequence ATGAATATTAAAAAAGCCGATTTTGCCGGTTCCTGGTATCCTGGCAGTTCCGAAGAATGCGAAAGGGAAATAAGCCGTTTTCTTGAAGAAAAAATAAAAGCTTCCTCAATTGAAAATCCGGTAGGCGGAATCGTGCCCCATGCCGGCTGGTTTTTTTCCGGAAGTATTGCCTGTCATGTGATTCATTCTCTCAAAAAAAACAACCCGCCCGATGTTTTTGTGATTTTTGGAATGCATCTTCATTCAAGCTCACCTTGCTATATTATGAAAGAAGGCGCCTGGGAAACCCCCTTTGGTGATATCCAAATAGAAAAATCCCTGGCAAAAGAACTCACCGGCCGATTTTCCTTTAATATTGAAACGCCTGATCACCTTCCCCAGGACAATACCATTGAACTCCAGCTTCCATTTATAAAATATTTCTTTGATACGGTTAAAATCCTTCCCCTTGGTGTTCCTCCGGCAAAAGATTCTCTTAAAATCGGAAAAGCCGTTGTCGAGATCGGCAAGAAGCTGGGCCTGAGAATCAATATCCTCGGCTCCACAGACCTGACCCATTATGGACCCAACTATGGGTTTGTACCCAAAGGAACGGGGCAAGCGGCAGTTGACTGGGCACGAAATGAAAATGATCGCCGGGTGATTGATGCAATGGTCGCCATGAAACCGGAAGATGTGATCAATGAAGCATTGTCAAACCAGAATGCATGTTGTGCAGGAGCCGCCGCAACAGCAATAGCTGCTGCAAAAGAGCTGGGAGCCAAGCAAGCGGAAGAGATCACCTATGCCACCAGTTATGATAAAAGTCCTGGTGACAGTTTTGTTGGATATACCGGGATTGTATTTTAG
- a CDS encoding cupin domain-containing protein, whose amino-acid sequence MIVRNINDKEVMETTYIAHGGAVAQMILDRRTLKEIGFFAMATLEPGRKIEEHVDPMEEIYFILSGSGEIQVDDDKRQVAVGDATWIPTGSRHSLLNTGKENCIILVTASSAWIKD is encoded by the coding sequence ATGATTGTCAGAAATATAAATGATAAGGAAGTCATGGAAACCACTTACATTGCCCATGGTGGAGCAGTAGCGCAGATGATACTGGACCGGCGCACCCTTAAAGAAATCGGTTTCTTTGCCATGGCAACCCTTGAACCGGGCAGGAAAATTGAAGAACATGTTGATCCCATGGAAGAAATATATTTTATACTGAGCGGATCAGGCGAAATCCAGGTAGACGATGATAAAAGGCAGGTGGCGGTGGGCGATGCCACCTGGATCCCCACCGGATCAAGGCATTCGCTGTTGAATACCGGTAAGGAGAACTGTATCATTCTGGTAACCGCCTCGTCAGCATGGATAAAGGATTGA
- a CDS encoding sigma-54 dependent transcriptional regulator, with protein MEDYKILFVDDDSAILNIVDKYLTRQGYKVSLAESGDEALQLLKDKNFDIVFTDFKMPGLDGIELLARIKEYSPDIEVIIVTGHGTLESAVKAMKTGSYDYLQKPFKLNLLKIIIDRIVEEKKIKRENALLKKRIKERHKYGKMVGISLRMQEIYEIIDRMKPHSPNVLIQGESGTGKELTAHVIHQNSPRKDKPFTPFNCSSLAKKLPKKIKPETFIDLLKPYEGGTIFLDEIAEIQPDIQNELLRALQHKQMESDANNEKLDFGLRIISATNKDTKESLENGSLERKFFNYLNAVSIKIPPLRERKEDICLLIIYFLHKFKNRSEKKILNVSLDAMDYLLKYNWPGNVIQLENVVERSFAFGVDPTIQVEDLPDEIRAFGKIAKPY; from the coding sequence ATGGAAGATTATAAAATCCTGTTTGTTGATGATGATAGTGCAATACTGAACATTGTAGATAAATATCTTACCAGACAAGGTTATAAGGTCTCCCTTGCGGAAAGCGGCGATGAAGCGCTACAATTATTAAAAGATAAAAATTTTGATATTGTTTTTACCGATTTCAAAATGCCCGGGCTCGACGGCATCGAACTCCTGGCAAGAATAAAAGAATACAGTCCCGATATCGAAGTCATTATTGTAACGGGCCACGGAACCCTGGAGTCAGCCGTTAAAGCAATGAAAACAGGAAGCTATGATTACCTCCAGAAGCCCTTTAAACTTAATCTTTTAAAAATAATCATTGATCGAATTGTCGAGGAAAAAAAGATTAAGCGTGAGAATGCATTGCTGAAGAAAAGAATAAAAGAAAGACATAAATATGGCAAGATGGTTGGTATCAGTCTGAGGATGCAGGAAATTTATGAAATAATTGACAGAATGAAACCCCACAGCCCCAACGTTTTAATTCAGGGTGAAAGCGGGACGGGAAAAGAGTTAACCGCGCATGTTATCCACCAAAACAGTCCGCGGAAAGACAAACCCTTTACCCCTTTTAATTGCAGTAGTCTGGCAAAAAAACTCCCTAAAAAAATTAAACCCGAGACCTTTATCGACCTTTTAAAACCTTATGAAGGCGGAACCATCTTCCTGGATGAAATTGCTGAAATTCAGCCCGATATTCAGAACGAACTCCTCCGGGCGCTGCAGCATAAACAAATGGAATCAGACGCCAACAATGAAAAGCTTGATTTTGGGTTAAGGATAATCTCTGCAACCAACAAAGACACTAAAGAAAGCCTGGAAAACGGAAGCCTAGAACGAAAATTCTTCAATTATCTTAATGCCGTTTCCATTAAGATACCCCCATTGAGGGAACGAAAAGAAGATATCTGTCTGCTTATCATCTATTTTTTACATAAATTTAAAAACAGGAGCGAAAAAAAGATTCTAAATGTATCTTTAGATGCGATGGATTATTTATTGAAATATAATTGGCCCGGCAATGTGATTCAGTTGGAAAATGTCGTTGAAAGGTCTTTTGCCTTTGGGGTGGATCCCACTATTCAAGTGGAAGATCTTCCCGATGAAATAAGGGCTTTCGGAAAAATCGCAAAACCATATTAA